One part of the Marispirochaeta sp. genome encodes these proteins:
- the trmB gene encoding tRNA (guanosine(46)-N7)-methyltransferase TrmB, giving the protein MKQEEQHGKKWPLRSYVLRAARMSTLQRNSYNELLPLYSVQYRESDVSLKEIFPFASRYMVEIGFGMGEATVTLAKNNPDTGYLGIEVHKPGVGKVLSEIDHLSLNNLRIVNHDAVEVFQHMIPPNSINGIHIFFPDPWPKKKHHKRRLIQLPFVNLIVPKLVAGGYLYICTDWEEYAQQILAVCSNADGIANSCNGFAQPQSWRPQTKFESKGIDKAHRIREVYFTKTT; this is encoded by the coding sequence ATGAAGCAGGAAGAACAGCACGGAAAAAAGTGGCCATTGCGCAGTTACGTGTTACGGGCTGCACGGATGAGTACTCTCCAGCGGAACTCTTACAATGAACTTTTACCCCTCTACTCGGTTCAATACAGAGAATCCGATGTATCCCTGAAGGAGATTTTCCCTTTTGCTTCACGCTATATGGTTGAAATTGGCTTTGGGATGGGAGAGGCAACGGTCACTCTGGCGAAAAACAATCCGGACACCGGGTACCTTGGTATCGAGGTACACAAGCCCGGAGTGGGGAAGGTCTTGAGCGAAATTGATCATTTGTCACTGAACAATTTACGGATAGTAAATCATGATGCCGTTGAGGTCTTTCAGCATATGATTCCCCCGAACAGTATCAACGGCATTCACATCTTTTTTCCCGATCCCTGGCCGAAAAAGAAACACCATAAGCGCAGACTCATTCAATTACCATTTGTGAATTTAATTGTTCCCAAGCTGGTTGCCGGAGGATATCTCTATATCTGTACTGATTGGGAGGAGTATGCCCAACAGATCCTGGCGGTGTGCAGCAATGCTGACGGTATTGCGAATTCCTGCAACGGTTTTGCTCAGCCCCAGTCGTGGCGGCCGCAAACAAAGTTTGAATCCAAGGGCATAGATA